From a region of the Campylobacter sp. genome:
- the hemA gene encoding glutamyl-tRNA reductase — MAYMSVSFTHKNTDITVREKLSFSNDVRKKEILRLLASNSAIEECLVLSTCNRVEIFTVVSDFDEAQKFVLLALSRISGVSYDELAERADIYEDYGAIHHLFAVAASLDSLVVGETQIVGQLKDAYKFAMQNARAGAQIARAIDEALKCAARIRNQTEISKNPISVSSVAVAMAKDRLGSLQGADAVVVGAGEMSELACKHLLANGANITILNRNLAGAQRLAASLLGENSLYAKNCADENPGTGKNSDGLNSGNVANFAGENPTQKQNSKDGVNFNKETFTDSNESRIAGENPKDDKNSTACANSSAQVQSRIKIDSLDNLKKYLNVNSLFFSATGSQEPIITDNLLEPKSFKRYFFDIAVPRDVELSQSEDLEVYSVDDLEEIVKKNLLLREEQAQIAYSIVAKCTNEFFKWLRAAASTPIIKALRQSAKQVAELELAKALKKGYLKHSDAEEARKLIHQVFKAFLHAPTVNLKNLGEADDADGTVNALVEIFELQENYEKFLNQENEKKDRQNEI, encoded by the coding sequence ATGGCGTATATGAGCGTGAGCTTCACCCACAAAAACACGGACATCACGGTGCGCGAGAAACTTTCGTTTTCAAACGACGTGCGTAAGAAAGAAATTTTGCGTCTTTTAGCTTCAAACTCTGCAATAGAGGAGTGTTTGGTGCTAAGCACCTGCAACCGCGTAGAAATTTTTACCGTCGTAAGCGACTTTGATGAAGCGCAAAAGTTCGTGCTTTTGGCACTTTCGCGCATTAGCGGCGTGAGCTACGACGAGCTAGCCGAGCGTGCCGATATTTACGAAGATTACGGCGCGATACACCACCTTTTCGCCGTCGCAGCCTCTCTTGATAGCCTCGTAGTGGGCGAAACGCAGATCGTAGGCCAGCTCAAAGACGCCTATAAATTCGCGATGCAAAACGCTCGCGCCGGCGCGCAGATCGCAAGAGCGATAGATGAAGCGCTAAAGTGCGCGGCGCGCATCCGCAACCAAACCGAAATTTCAAAAAATCCGATCTCGGTCTCAAGCGTCGCCGTGGCGATGGCAAAGGATAGGCTGGGCTCCTTGCAGGGCGCGGACGCCGTGGTAGTGGGCGCGGGAGAGATGAGCGAGCTAGCGTGCAAACACCTGCTCGCAAACGGCGCTAATATCACGATCTTAAATCGAAATTTAGCCGGCGCGCAGAGGCTGGCCGCCTCGCTACTTGGCGAGAATTCCTTGTATGCGAAAAATTGCGCGGATGAAAATCCCGGCACAGGAAAAAATTCAGACGGCTTAAATTCCGGAAATGTCGCGAATTTCGCGGGCGAAAATCCCACGCAAAAACAAAATTCCAAAGACGGCGTAAATTTTAATAAAGAGACTTTTACAGACAGCAATGAATCTCGCATAGCAGGCGAAAATCCCAAGGACGATAAAAATTCCACCGCCTGCGCAAATTCCTCCGCGCAGGTACAATCCCGTATTAAAATCGATAGCCTTGATAATCTCAAAAAATATCTGAACGTAAATAGCCTATTTTTCAGCGCTACGGGCTCGCAAGAGCCGATCATTACCGATAACTTACTTGAGCCCAAAAGCTTTAAGCGATATTTTTTCGATATCGCCGTGCCGCGCGACGTGGAGCTTAGCCAGAGCGAGGATCTTGAAGTTTACAGCGTCGATGATCTGGAGGAGATCGTAAAGAAAAATTTGCTGCTTCGCGAGGAGCAGGCACAGATCGCTTACTCGATCGTAGCAAAATGCACGAATGAATTTTTCAAATGGCTGAGGGCGGCGGCATCCACGCCGATCATCAAGGCTTTGCGCCAAAGCGCAAAACAAGTAGCCGAGCTAGAACTAGCCAAGGCGCTTAAAAAGGGCTATCTAAAACACAGCGATGCAGAAGAAGCACGCAAGCTTATCCATCAGGTTTTTAAAGCGTTCCTGCACGCTCCGACGGTAAATTTAAAAAACCTTGGCGAAGCGGACGATGCTGACGGCACGGTAAATGCGCTGGTCGAAATTTTTGAACTGCAAGAAAACTACGAAAAATTTTTAAATCAAGAAAACGAGAAAAAGGACAGACAAAATGAAATTTAG
- a CDS encoding polyprenyl synthetase family protein, protein MLDQIDLIMKSFIADCGYEPASEMFDRLSPGKKLRSKLLLNIAQKDEKSLRLCAIIELIQAASLLHDDVIDESSVRRGKPSINATYGSKNAVMLGDILYSKAYFELSKFESRIAAALSGAVTKLAVGELMDVSLSNDFNDDASKYLQMIYLKTSALIEEVARCGAFLKFDGAENRGEISDMSGTKNEVEISSSSTAKDHDKISSASVKFGEYGKNLGLAFQIIDDILDVTQSSEALGKPSLSDFAEGKTTLPYIYLYENLDDAQRQKLKSFFKKQLCQSEISWIKAKLSEHGIIERCINEARAYGQKALEAVAEFKNDKLEQIVRDMIDREF, encoded by the coding sequence ATGCTAGATCAAATTGATTTAATTATGAAAAGTTTCATCGCAGACTGCGGATATGAGCCCGCTAGCGAGATGTTTGATAGGCTAAGCCCCGGCAAAAAACTGCGCTCCAAGCTACTGCTAAACATCGCGCAAAAGGATGAAAAATCGCTGCGTCTGTGCGCGATCATCGAGCTCATTCAAGCCGCAAGCCTGCTGCACGACGACGTCATCGACGAAAGCTCGGTGCGCCGCGGCAAGCCCTCGATAAACGCCACCTACGGCTCCAAAAACGCCGTGATGCTGGGCGACATACTCTATTCCAAGGCATACTTCGAGCTTAGCAAATTTGAAAGCCGCATCGCCGCCGCGCTTTCGGGCGCTGTCACGAAGCTTGCCGTGGGCGAGCTGATGGACGTGAGCTTAAGCAACGATTTCAACGACGATGCGAGCAAATATCTGCAAATGATCTATCTAAAAACCTCCGCTCTCATAGAGGAAGTCGCGCGCTGCGGGGCGTTTTTAAAATTCGACGGCGCGGAAAATCGCGGCGAAATTTCAGATATGAGCGGCACAAAAAACGAAGTCGAAATTTCAAGCTCTAGCACCGCGAAAGATCATGATAAAATTTCAAGCGCGAGCGTAAAATTCGGCGAATACGGCAAAAACCTTGGGCTTGCGTTTCAGATCATCGACGACATCTTAGACGTGACGCAAAGCTCAGAAGCGCTGGGTAAGCCGAGCCTGAGCGATTTTGCGGAGGGCAAAACCACCCTGCCCTACATCTATTTATACGAAAATTTAGATGATGCGCAGCGGCAAAAGCTAAAATCGTTTTTTAAAAAGCAGCTTTGCCAGAGCGAAATTTCATGGATCAAGGCAAAGCTTAGCGAGCACGGCATCATCGAGCGCTGTATAAACGAAGCTCGCGCCTACGGGCAGAAGGCGCTTGAAGCCGTGGCGGAATTTAAAAACGACAAGCTGGAGCAAATCGTGCGAGATATGATAGATAGGGAGTTTTGA
- a CDS encoding HAD family hydrolase produces the protein MKTVIFDMDGTLLDSSRAIEISVNNTRRELYGLAPLQKNFIVHTINDPSKNAFLEFYGKTEASAEELAFFEKEFVSNYRDFAMLYDGIEDLLHSCKKVGFFLAVASNAPSYTLSAILEKTGVRRLFDLVVGADEQMPSKPNPAMLLHVIARSPHKNAIFLGDSKKDELAALRGAEFLQNLEFQGGNDDESLNASRDTSRENFGASSGSLSSCGENLNADEKFRPNDTDADGAATLSFKGAKIAAKAEATEDSQAAAARCFQANLADLKGAKLEYLQVCWGFGEPSKLSRNALSIAQAREIIGGI, from the coding sequence ATGAAAACCGTGATTTTTGATATGGATGGCACGCTACTCGACTCCTCGCGCGCGATCGAAATCAGCGTCAATAACACTCGCCGCGAGCTCTACGGCCTAGCACCGCTGCAAAAGAATTTCATCGTCCACACCATCAACGATCCTAGCAAAAACGCCTTTTTGGAATTTTACGGCAAAACCGAAGCGAGCGCCGAAGAGCTTGCTTTTTTCGAGAAGGAATTTGTAAGCAATTACCGCGATTTCGCCATGCTTTACGATGGTATCGAAGATCTTTTGCACTCGTGCAAAAAAGTAGGATTTTTTCTCGCAGTCGCCTCCAATGCACCTTCCTATACCCTAAGCGCGATCTTAGAAAAAACGGGCGTGCGCAGGCTATTTGATCTGGTCGTAGGCGCGGACGAGCAGATGCCATCAAAGCCCAACCCTGCGATGCTGCTACACGTAATCGCACGCTCGCCGCACAAAAACGCGATTTTTTTAGGTGATAGCAAAAAAGATGAGCTAGCCGCACTCCGTGGCGCGGAATTTTTACAAAATTTAGAATTCCAAGGCGGCAATGACGATGAGAGCTTAAATGCTAGCCGTGACACGAGTAGAGAGAATTTCGGCGCTAGCAGCGGAAGCTTAAGCTCTTGCGGCGAGAATCTTAACGCGGATGAAAAATTTCGCCCTAACGACACAGATGCTGACGGAGCGGCAACGCTAAGCTTTAAAGGCGCTAAAATTGCCGCAAAAGCAGAAGCGACGGAAGACTCACAAGCTGCGGCAGCACGATGCTTTCAAGCAAATTTGGCAGATCTAAAAGGCGCAAAACTTGAGTATTTGCAGGTATGCTGGGGGTTTGGCGAGCCTAGCAAACTAAGCCGCAATGCCCTAAGCATCGCACAGGCGCGCGAAATCATCGGCGGAATTTAA
- a CDS encoding Rrf2 family transcriptional regulator → MALLSTKGVYGLAAILQIAKASEVAPISIKEIAERTGVSKNYLEQILNTLRNEKLVCSIKGKNGGYHLARDASEISFGEIFTALEKDLRMTSIQMSDPGLRAFFEKFDVKLAEIFNEPLSSYEEMMARSVQYLNFSI, encoded by the coding sequence ATGGCACTTTTAAGCACAAAGGGCGTTTATGGGCTGGCTGCGATTTTGCAGATCGCCAAAGCTAGCGAAGTAGCGCCGATAAGTATAAAAGAGATCGCCGAGCGTACGGGAGTTTCTAAGAATTATTTGGAGCAAATTCTAAATACCCTTAGAAACGAGAAGCTAGTGTGTAGCATCAAAGGTAAAAACGGCGGCTATCACCTAGCCAGAGATGCTAGCGAGATTTCTTTCGGTGAGATTTTTACCGCTCTTGAAAAGGATCTGCGGATGACTAGCATTCAGATGAGTGATCCCGGACTGCGGGCGTTTTTTGAAAAATTTGACGTCAAGCTGGCAGAGATATTTAACGAGCCTCTAAGCAGCTATGAGGAGATGATGGCGCGAAGCGTCCAGTATTTAAATTTCAGCATTTAA
- a CDS encoding MmcQ/YjbR family DNA-binding protein, whose translation MNFSSVLKLMKQRYGADGEYLWDGYPNFAVFRHAGGKRKWFALLMRGLANEKLGRALPGSSDVINLKVSPDLAAILRDEKGIFAAYHMNKKHWISVCLDAVPREQIEDLIEQSRELTR comes from the coding sequence ATGAACTTCAGCAGCGTCCTAAAACTAATGAAGCAGCGCTACGGCGCGGATGGCGAGTATCTGTGGGATGGATATCCGAATTTCGCGGTTTTTCGTCACGCAGGAGGGAAGCGCAAGTGGTTTGCACTTCTGATGCGCGGGCTTGCTAATGAAAAGCTCGGTCGCGCACTTCCTGGCTCAAGCGATGTGATAAATTTAAAAGTTTCGCCCGATTTGGCGGCAATTTTGCGTGATGAAAAGGGAATTTTTGCAGCCTATCATATGAATAAAAAGCACTGGATCAGCGTCTGCCTTGATGCGGTGCCGCGCGAACAGATCGAGGATCTAATCGAGCAGAGCAGAGAGCTTACGAGGTAG
- a CDS encoding proline--tRNA ligase → MKFSKLFAPSLKEAPRDAVLPSHALLIRAGFIEQLGSGLYNFLPLGKIVLERICAVIRQEMDAAGAQEVSFSVVTSADAWKKSGRYAKYGKELLRFKDRKDNDFVLSPTNEEAAVLMIADKITSYKQLPLNIYQINTKFRDEARPRFGLLRGREFTMKDAYSFHADAADMKREFEVMRQAYSRIFTRLGLNFRAVDADSGAIGGSGSKEFMVLADNGEDDIVVCKRCEYAANIEAARRAPKTTNAASPETDGMMKFKTPAMKTIDAVAEFFKVDKFYTVKAVIKKALYEDRSEIVAFFIRGCDELQETKAQNACGALELIDTSEEEIARAGFTAGFCGPFGLGEGAKFYIDVELKGAREMIAGANEPDYHYVGASVINFNESRFADLTAVSEGDACPCCGGELGITKGIEVGHIFQLGTRYSEPMGARFLDANGKARAFYMGCYGIGASRLIAVAIESSHDEQGCVWPRELAPFELEIIISNHKDAAAVEFAEKLYEQCRARGVRVLLDDRVERFGVKMNDFELMGFPYAVLAGKALAEGSVEFITRAGLKRQSVSADEILKLIEKKLIEKN, encoded by the coding sequence ATGAAATTTAGCAAGCTTTTCGCTCCGAGCCTAAAAGAGGCCCCCAGAGACGCGGTACTACCTAGCCACGCGCTTTTGATCCGCGCGGGATTTATCGAGCAGCTGGGCAGCGGGCTTTATAATTTTTTGCCGCTAGGAAAGATAGTGCTAGAGCGGATCTGCGCCGTCATCAGGCAGGAGATGGACGCTGCGGGCGCGCAGGAGGTTTCTTTTAGCGTCGTGACGTCCGCGGATGCATGGAAAAAAAGCGGCCGCTACGCCAAATACGGCAAGGAGCTGCTGCGTTTCAAAGACCGCAAGGATAACGACTTCGTGTTAAGCCCTACCAACGAGGAGGCGGCGGTTTTGATGATCGCGGATAAGATCACGAGCTACAAGCAGCTGCCGCTAAATATCTATCAGATCAATACGAAATTCCGCGACGAGGCACGCCCTCGCTTTGGGCTTCTGCGCGGCCGTGAGTTTACGATGAAGGACGCCTATAGCTTCCACGCGGACGCTGCGGATATGAAGCGCGAGTTTGAGGTGATGAGGCAGGCGTACTCGCGGATTTTTACGCGACTGGGGTTAAATTTTAGAGCGGTCGATGCAGACAGCGGCGCGATCGGCGGCAGCGGTAGCAAGGAGTTTATGGTACTAGCGGATAACGGCGAGGACGATATCGTCGTGTGCAAGCGCTGTGAGTATGCCGCAAACATCGAGGCTGCGCGCCGTGCGCCAAAAACCACGAACGCCGCCTCGCCCGAAACCGACGGCATGATGAAATTTAAAACCCCCGCGATGAAAACGATCGATGCGGTCGCGGAATTTTTTAAAGTGGATAAATTCTACACCGTCAAAGCGGTGATCAAAAAAGCGCTATACGAGGATCGTAGCGAGATCGTAGCGTTTTTTATCCGCGGCTGCGACGAGCTGCAAGAGACCAAGGCGCAAAATGCCTGCGGTGCGCTGGAGCTAATCGATACTAGTGAGGAGGAGATCGCGCGAGCTGGCTTTACGGCGGGCTTTTGTGGACCTTTCGGGCTCGGCGAAGGGGCGAAATTTTATATCGACGTCGAGCTAAAAGGAGCGCGCGAGATGATCGCGGGCGCGAACGAGCCGGATTACCACTACGTGGGTGCTAGCGTGATAAATTTTAACGAATCACGCTTCGCGGATCTTACCGCCGTGAGCGAAGGCGACGCGTGTCCGTGCTGCGGCGGCGAGCTTGGCATCACGAAAGGCATTGAGGTGGGTCATATCTTTCAGCTCGGCACGCGCTATTCCGAGCCGATGGGGGCGCGATTTTTGGACGCAAACGGCAAGGCTCGTGCGTTTTACATGGGCTGCTACGGCATCGGCGCAAGCCGCCTAATCGCCGTGGCGATCGAAAGCAGCCACGATGAGCAAGGCTGCGTGTGGCCGCGCGAGCTAGCGCCTTTCGAGCTTGAGATCATCATCTCAAATCACAAAGACGCCGCGGCAGTAGAATTTGCCGAGAAACTATACGAGCAGTGCCGTGCGCGCGGAGTTCGCGTGCTGCTCGACGATCGCGTGGAGCGTTTCGGCGTGAAGATGAACGACTTCGAGCTAATGGGCTTTCCGTACGCGGTGCTCGCGGGCAAAGCCTTAGCGGAGGGAAGCGTCGAGTTCATCACTCGCGCAGGCCTAAAGCGGCAGAGCGTAAGCGCGGATGAAATTTTAAAACTTATCGAGAAGAAATTAATCGAGAAAAATTAG
- the cysK gene encoding cysteine synthase A produces MKIANDVTELIGNTPLVRINTFGKNAIILAKAEFLNPSHSVKDRIAWQIVKDALSSGKIDKNSVLIEPTSGNTGVGLAMIAAKLGMKLILTMPSSMSIERQKLIAAFGAKIELTDPKFGMKGAVDRANELASSTPNSFIPSQFDNPSNPKAHFQSTGPEIWEQSGSKVDILVAGFGTGGTLSGTAKFLKSKNPNLKAYGVEPASSPLLTCGSAGGHKIQGIGANFIPDNLDRSVIDGFLSVENDDAFAAARQLAQKEGLLVGISSGANVYAAAQIAAKPENKGKVIVTILCDTGERYLSTELFK; encoded by the coding sequence ATGAAAATAGCAAACGATGTTACGGAGCTCATCGGCAATACTCCGTTAGTCAGAATCAATACGTTTGGCAAAAATGCCATCATCCTAGCCAAGGCGGAATTTTTAAATCCGAGCCACTCGGTCAAAGATCGCATCGCGTGGCAGATCGTAAAAGATGCGCTAAGCTCGGGCAAAATCGACAAAAATAGCGTTTTGATAGAGCCTACCAGCGGAAACACGGGCGTAGGGCTTGCGATGATCGCAGCAAAGCTCGGTATGAAGCTCATTCTAACGATGCCAAGCTCGATGAGTATCGAGCGCCAAAAGCTCATAGCCGCATTTGGCGCCAAAATCGAGCTAACCGATCCAAAATTCGGAATGAAAGGCGCGGTAGATAGGGCAAATGAGCTAGCATCGAGCACCCCAAATAGCTTTATCCCGAGCCAATTTGATAACCCGAGCAATCCAAAAGCGCATTTTCAAAGCACTGGACCTGAAATTTGGGAGCAAAGCGGCAGTAAGGTAGATATTTTAGTCGCGGGATTTGGCACCGGCGGCACGCTCAGCGGCACGGCGAAATTTTTAAAATCTAAAAATCCAAACCTAAAAGCCTACGGCGTGGAGCCTGCTAGCTCGCCGCTTCTTACGTGCGGTAGTGCGGGCGGCCATAAAATCCAGGGCATCGGCGCAAATTTTATCCCTGATAATCTTGATAGAAGCGTCATCGACGGCTTTTTGAGCGTCGAAAACGACGATGCGTTTGCGGCAGCTAGACAGCTGGCACAAAAAGAGGGCTTGCTCGTGGGCATCTCAAGCGGTGCGAACGTTTACGCAGCCGCGCAGATCGCCGCCAAGCCCGAAAACAAGGGCAAAGTGATCGTTACGATCCTCTGCGATACCGGCGAAAGGTATCTTTCTACCGAGCTTTTTAAATAG
- the hemC gene encoding hydroxymethylbilane synthase, which produces MKNLIIATRGSVLALWQSKHIASLLEVSGIQAQLKSMKTKGDKILDTPLAKIGGKGLFTKELEESMLRGEAHIAVHSLKDVPVEFPQGLVLAAICAREDVRDAMISEKYSKFGELPRRAKVGTTSLRRKMQLLSMRPDLEVISLRGNVQTRLRRLKDGEFDAIILAMAGINRLNLRAEIKHVAPFEISQMIPAMGQGALGIEAVDEPQILRAIEFLKDERAIIETTVERDFVRVLEGGCQVPIGINARLDGENIHISAIVGLPDGSESIRQSIVAQKNKWQSVGAELARVFIKKGAKQLLARAEAMASL; this is translated from the coding sequence ATGAAAAATTTGATCATCGCTACTCGCGGCAGCGTACTTGCGCTGTGGCAGAGCAAACATATCGCATCGCTGCTTGAAGTTAGCGGCATCCAAGCGCAGCTAAAAAGCATGAAAACCAAAGGCGATAAAATTTTAGACACGCCGCTTGCAAAGATCGGCGGCAAGGGACTTTTTACGAAGGAGCTTGAGGAAAGCATGCTTCGCGGCGAAGCACACATCGCCGTACATAGCCTAAAAGACGTGCCCGTGGAGTTTCCGCAGGGGCTAGTGCTAGCGGCGATCTGCGCGCGCGAGGATGTGCGCGATGCGATGATCAGCGAAAAATACTCTAAATTCGGCGAGCTACCCCGCCGCGCAAAAGTCGGTACCACGAGTCTTCGCCGCAAGATGCAGCTGCTTAGCATGCGCCCCGATTTAGAGGTTATATCCTTGCGCGGCAACGTCCAAACCCGCCTGCGAAGGCTAAAAGACGGGGAATTCGACGCGATCATCTTAGCGATGGCGGGCATCAACCGATTAAATTTACGCGCCGAGATAAAGCACGTAGCGCCCTTCGAAATCTCGCAGATGATCCCTGCGATGGGGCAAGGAGCGCTCGGCATCGAGGCAGTGGACGAGCCGCAAATTCTACGCGCGATAGAATTTTTAAAAGATGAACGCGCGATCATCGAAACGACCGTGGAACGGGATTTCGTCAGGGTTTTGGAGGGCGGCTGCCAGGTGCCGATCGGTATCAACGCGCGCCTTGACGGCGAAAATATCCACATCAGCGCGATAGTGGGCCTGCCCGACGGCAGCGAGAGTATCCGTCAAAGCATAGTCGCGCAAAAAAACAAGTGGCAAAGCGTAGGCGCGGAGCTTGCGCGCGTTTTTATCAAAAAGGGCGCAAAGCAGCTCCTCGCGCGCGCCGAAGCGATGGCGAGCCTATAA
- a CDS encoding replication-associated recombination protein A codes for MSLSLKFRPKSLEQIVGQGKIVAVFKKFVAAGSIPHSIFFGAAGSGKTTMARVIASELNYDFYELDATSLKVEDIRKILSSHAGSLIKPLIFIDEIHRLSKTQQEVLLIPMENYAAIIIGATTENPQFVLSSGIRSRSMIFEFEPLSYEDLEALLARVQGEIGFEMDEEARKYLLNSSSGDARSMLNLLEFALLADSAITLDTLRTLRANAVAAGVSSDDVHYELASAMIKSLRGSDADAALYYVARLIDAGESADFIARRMVILASEDIGNANPNALNIAASTLSAVSKIGYPEARIILGQCAIYLAHSPKSNAAYLGINAALKFVRSAAPLPTPRYLINSDKQIADYKYPHDFGGWVEQAYMSEAAKFYESKGIGFEKTLDEWLARLRKEKIDIKERE; via the coding sequence ATGAGTTTGAGCTTGAAATTTCGCCCCAAAAGCTTAGAGCAGATCGTGGGGCAGGGCAAGATCGTAGCGGTTTTTAAAAAATTCGTCGCTGCAGGCAGTATCCCGCACAGTATATTTTTCGGCGCCGCAGGCAGCGGCAAAACGACGATGGCGCGCGTGATCGCAAGCGAGCTGAATTACGATTTTTACGAGCTTGACGCCACGAGCCTGAAGGTCGAGGATATTCGCAAAATTCTATCCTCGCACGCCGGCTCGCTCATAAAGCCGCTCATTTTCATCGACGAGATCCACCGCCTCAGCAAGACGCAGCAGGAGGTGCTGCTCATCCCGATGGAGAACTACGCCGCAATCATCATCGGCGCGACGACGGAAAATCCGCAGTTCGTGCTAAGTAGCGGTATCCGCTCGCGCTCGATGATCTTTGAGTTCGAGCCGCTTAGCTACGAGGATTTGGAGGCGCTTTTGGCGCGGGTGCAGGGAGAGATCGGCTTTGAGATGGACGAGGAGGCGCGAAAATACCTGCTAAACTCCAGTAGCGGCGATGCAAGGAGCATGTTAAATTTGCTAGAATTTGCGCTTTTGGCAGACAGCGCCATTACGCTAGATACGCTTCGCACGCTGCGCGCAAATGCCGTAGCTGCAGGCGTTAGCAGCGACGACGTGCATTACGAGCTAGCAAGCGCAATGATAAAAAGCCTGCGCGGAAGCGACGCCGACGCCGCGCTGTATTATGTCGCGAGGCTGATAGATGCGGGCGAGAGCGCGGATTTTATCGCGCGCAGGATGGTGATCCTAGCTAGCGAGGACATCGGCAATGCCAATCCAAACGCCCTAAATATCGCCGCCAGCACGCTAAGCGCCGTCAGCAAGATCGGCTACCCCGAGGCTCGCATTATCTTAGGACAATGCGCGATCTATCTGGCGCACAGTCCCAAATCAAACGCCGCGTATTTGGGCATCAACGCCGCTTTGAAGTTCGTCCGCTCCGCTGCACCGCTGCCTACGCCGCGCTATCTCATCAACTCGGACAAGCAGATCGCAGACTACAAATACCCGCACGACTTCGGCGGCTGGGTCGAGCAGGCTTATATGAGCGAGGCGGCAAAATTTTACGAAAGCAAGGGGATCGGCTTTGAAAAGACGCTGGATGAGTGGCTGGCGCGATTGCGCAAAGAAAAGATCGATATTAAGGAACGAGAATGA
- a CDS encoding DUF2018 family protein, with the protein MDIFEGSPREKFFEILSAASPTLVQNEIEEALIRLIACERLCEARGISEREIESFIAQQDLQDELNDKFLQISGNILSNDE; encoded by the coding sequence ATGGATATTTTTGAAGGCAGCCCAAGAGAGAAATTTTTTGAAATTTTATCCGCTGCAAGCCCTACTTTGGTGCAAAACGAAATCGAAGAAGCTCTAATCCGCCTAATCGCCTGTGAGCGGCTCTGCGAAGCGCGCGGCATTAGCGAGCGCGAGATCGAAAGCTTCATCGCGCAGCAGGATCTACAAGACGAGCTAAACGACAAATTTTTGCAAATAAGCGGAAATATCCTAAGCAACGACGAGTAA
- a CDS encoding aminotransferase class I/II-fold pyridoxal phosphate-dependent enzyme: MQKETLATHFGYDSVAGYGTMAVPIYQSTAFNFGSSKKAADRFALRDLGPIYGRLTNPTTDVFEARLAALENGKAAIAVSSGQAAIFFAVANLAAAGENIIIAEKIYGGATTLLAHTIKRFGIEARVFDSETADNLEGLIDDKTRAIFFETLSNPQISVANTAKIATIANKHGVVTIADNTIPSPALYNPLDDGADVVIHSASKYISGQGLSIAGAIVAGKGLNSKLKGNPRYAHFNEPDESYHGLVYADLVDNFDIYTLRIRLSLLRDIGATLSPFNAFQLIQGLETLPLRMQKHSQNALKIAEFLQNHPKVKQVNYPGLASSPFNAAIKAKFKNGYASSLMSFIVDSEETALKAVSKVKIFSVVANIGDTKSIITHPASTTHSQLNEEQLNRAGVPASLIRLSVGIEDANDLISDLSEALK; the protein is encoded by the coding sequence ATGCAAAAAGAAACCCTCGCAACTCATTTTGGTTACGACTCCGTCGCCGGCTACGGCACGATGGCAGTTCCCATTTATCAAAGCACCGCGTTTAACTTCGGTTCTAGCAAAAAGGCCGCCGATCGCTTCGCGCTGCGTGATCTAGGGCCGATTTATGGACGTTTGACAAATCCTACTACTGATGTTTTTGAGGCGCGACTTGCGGCGCTGGAAAACGGCAAAGCCGCAATCGCGGTCTCTAGTGGGCAGGCGGCGATATTTTTTGCGGTGGCAAATTTAGCCGCGGCGGGCGAAAATATCATCATCGCGGAGAAAATTTACGGCGGCGCGACTACGCTTTTGGCGCATACGATCAAGCGTTTCGGCATCGAAGCTAGGGTTTTTGACTCCGAAACGGCAGATAATTTGGAAGGTTTAATCGACGATAAGACTAGAGCGATCTTTTTTGAGACGCTTTCAAATCCTCAAATTTCAGTTGCAAATACCGCTAAAATCGCTACAATCGCAAATAAGCACGGCGTAGTAACGATTGCAGATAACACGATCCCAAGTCCTGCGCTTTACAATCCGCTTGATGACGGCGCCGATGTCGTAATCCACAGCGCTAGCAAATACATAAGCGGGCAGGGGCTTAGCATTGCAGGTGCGATCGTTGCGGGCAAAGGATTAAATTCTAAACTCAAAGGCAATCCGCGTTACGCACATTTTAACGAGCCTGATGAGAGCTACCACGGCCTAGTTTATGCGGATTTAGTAGATAATTTCGACATTTACACGCTTAGGATTCGTTTGTCCCTGCTTCGCGATATTGGTGCGACGCTATCGCCGTTTAACGCGTTTCAGCTCATCCAGGGGCTTGAAACACTGCCGCTTCGCATGCAAAAACACTCGCAAAACGCGCTAAAGATAGCAGAATTTTTGCAAAATCATCCGAAGGTAAAGCAGGTTAATTATCCAGGGCTTGCAAGCTCGCCATTTAATGCCGCAATCAAAGCAAAATTTAAAAACGGCTATGCAAGCAGTCTGATGAGTTTCATCGTAGATAGCGAAGAAACAGCGCTAAAGGCGGTTAGCAAGGTTAAAATTTTCTCCGTCGTAGCAAATATCGGCGATACGAAGTCGATCATCACTCATCCTGCGAGCACGACGCATTCGCAGCTAAACGAGGAGCAACTAAACCGCGCTGGCGTGCCTGCGAGCCTAATCCGCCTAAGTGTGGGTATAGAGGACGCGAATGATTTGATTTCCGATCTTAGTGAGGCACTGAAATAA